The Petrocella atlantisensis genome has a window encoding:
- a CDS encoding DUF4330 domain-containing protein produces the protein MKLITREGKLFNKIHIFDLLFLMLLIVVLLGAISKFSGKNIINLTTNTENVMVEFTVETYPFQEDYFASIKVGDKLAEDKKYINGTVTDVQIIDNILALPDNNGQMVTESDPYKKKALVTSRVEMSYKDPVYKMGKEEMVVGNIFYFTTEKVKLSSVIVDFKIVK, from the coding sequence ATGAAGCTCATCACGAGAGAAGGTAAGTTATTTAATAAAATACATATATTTGATCTACTGTTTCTGATGTTACTCATTGTGGTATTACTTGGTGCCATAAGTAAATTCTCAGGCAAGAACATCATAAATCTGACAACCAATACAGAAAATGTCATGGTCGAGTTCACGGTCGAAACCTATCCTTTCCAAGAGGACTATTTTGCTTCAATTAAGGTAGGGGACAAGCTGGCCGAAGATAAGAAATACATTAACGGTACGGTAACGGATGTTCAGATTATCGACAATATATTAGCTTTACCGGACAATAATGGTCAGATGGTAACCGAATCAGATCCTTATAAGAAGAAGGCTTTGGTTACATCGCGCGTGGAAATGTCTTATAAAGACCCGGTTTATAAAATGGGAAAAGAAGAGATGGTGGTAGGTAATATCTTTTATTTTACAACAGAAAAGGTTAAGCTATCCTCTGTGATCGTGGATTTTAAAATAGTCAAGTAA
- a CDS encoding DUF4330 family protein — MKRKINSIDILIALGIVVLLVGAYMYMSRSQVDDGFTISSDHRVSFMVETDKLPLGMGERIHIGDQLVASGRYQDAYVTDVSITESMEVIANDGVFVEVVNPTKELVRVTVDAKVNKYGPYRDLSGQEIKAGLDFWFKTDDVVTLTKIVQMVEEEN, encoded by the coding sequence ATGAAGAGAAAAATCAATAGCATTGACATCTTAATAGCACTTGGTATTGTTGTATTACTGGTGGGTGCCTATATGTATATGTCACGAAGTCAAGTTGATGATGGTTTTACAATTAGCTCGGATCATAGAGTGAGTTTTATGGTAGAGACAGATAAGTTGCCACTTGGCATGGGTGAGCGGATTCATATAGGTGACCAGTTGGTAGCAAGTGGGCGCTATCAAGATGCTTATGTGACAGATGTTAGTATTACCGAGTCCATGGAAGTGATTGCAAACGATGGTGTTTTCGTAGAAGTGGTGAACCCAACCAAAGAACTCGTTCGGGTTACTGTGGATGCAAAGGTGAACAAATACGGACCCTATCGGGATTTATCAGGACAAGAGATTAAGGCAGGTTTGGATTTTTGGTTTAAAACAGATGACGTCGTGACCTTGACAAAAATCGTCCAAATGGTTGAAGAGGAGAATTAA